A single region of the Mycobacterium avium subsp. avium genome encodes:
- the kstD gene encoding 3-oxosteroid 1-dehydrogenase, with protein sequence MSAQEYDVVVVGSGGAGMVAALTAAHRGLSTIVIEKAPHFGGSTARSGGGVWIPNNEVLKRDGVKDTPEAARTYLHGIIGDVVEPERIDTYLERGPEMLSFVLKHTPLKMCWVPRYSDYYPESPGGRAEGRSIEPKPFNARKLGPDEAGLEPAYGKVPLNVVVMQQDYVRLNQLKRHPRGVLRSLKVGARTMWAKATGKNLVGMGRALIGPLRIGLQRAGVPVVLNTALTDLYLEDGVVRGVYVRDSQAAESAEPRLIRARRGVILASGGFEHNEQMRVKYQRAPITTEWTVGAKANTGDGILAAEKLGAALELMEDAWWGPTVPLVGAPWFALSERNSPGSIIVNMSGKRFMNESMPYVEACHHMYGGEYGQGPGPGENIPAWLVFDQQYRDRYIFAGLQPGQRIPRKWLESGVIIQAETLEELASQAGLPVDEFLATVQRFNGFARTGIDEDYHRGESAYDRYYGDPTNKPNPNLGEISHPPYYAAKMVPGDLGTKGGIRTDIHGRALRDDGSIIEGLYAAGNVSAPVMGHTYPGPGGTIGPAMTFGYLAALHIAGEN encoded by the coding sequence ATGTCAGCGCAGGAGTACGACGTCGTCGTGGTCGGGAGCGGCGGAGCCGGTATGGTGGCCGCACTTACCGCCGCTCACCGGGGTCTTTCCACCATAGTCATCGAGAAGGCCCCCCACTTCGGCGGCTCGACCGCGCGGTCGGGCGGCGGTGTTTGGATCCCAAATAACGAAGTGCTCAAGCGTGATGGGGTGAAGGACACCCCGGAGGCGGCCCGCACCTATCTGCACGGGATCATCGGCGACGTCGTCGAGCCGGAACGCATCGACACCTACCTGGAACGCGGGCCGGAAATGCTGTCCTTCGTGCTCAAGCACACGCCGTTGAAGATGTGCTGGGTGCCGCGGTACTCCGACTACTACCCGGAGTCGCCGGGCGGACGCGCGGAGGGCCGGTCGATCGAGCCGAAGCCGTTCAACGCCCGCAAACTGGGGCCCGACGAGGCCGGCCTGGAACCGGCGTACGGCAAGGTGCCGCTGAACGTCGTTGTCATGCAACAGGACTACGTGCGGTTGAACCAGCTCAAGCGCCACCCGCGGGGTGTGCTGCGCAGCCTGAAGGTCGGCGCCCGCACCATGTGGGCCAAGGCGACCGGCAAGAACCTGGTCGGCATGGGCCGGGCGCTGATCGGGCCGCTGCGCATCGGTTTGCAGCGGGCCGGCGTTCCGGTGGTGCTCAACACCGCGCTGACCGACCTGTACCTCGAAGACGGCGTGGTGCGCGGGGTCTATGTCCGCGACAGTCAGGCGGCCGAGTCCGCCGAGCCGCGGCTGATCCGGGCGCGCCGCGGTGTGATCCTGGCCAGCGGCGGCTTCGAGCACAACGAGCAGATGCGGGTGAAATACCAGCGCGCGCCCATCACCACCGAGTGGACCGTGGGCGCCAAGGCGAACACCGGTGACGGGATTCTGGCGGCCGAAAAGCTGGGCGCCGCACTGGAATTGATGGAAGACGCCTGGTGGGGTCCGACCGTGCCGCTGGTCGGCGCGCCGTGGTTCGCGCTGTCCGAGCGCAATTCGCCGGGGTCGATCATCGTCAACATGTCGGGCAAGCGGTTCATGAACGAGTCGATGCCCTATGTCGAGGCCTGCCATCACATGTACGGCGGCGAATACGGTCAGGGTCCCGGGCCGGGCGAGAACATCCCGGCGTGGCTGGTGTTCGACCAGCAGTACCGGGATCGCTACATCTTCGCCGGATTGCAACCGGGGCAACGTATTCCGCGTAAATGGCTGGAGTCCGGCGTCATCATCCAGGCCGAAACGCTCGAGGAGCTGGCCTCGCAGGCGGGCCTTCCGGTCGACGAATTCCTGGCCACCGTGCAGCGGTTCAACGGCTTCGCGCGCACCGGCATCGACGAGGACTACCATCGCGGCGAGAGCGCCTACGACAGGTACTACGGCGATCCCACCAACAAGCCCAATCCCAACCTCGGCGAGATCAGCCACCCGCCCTACTACGCCGCCAAGATGGTGCCGGGCGATTTGGGCACCAAGGGTGGCATCCGCACCGACATCCACGGCCGTGCGCTGCGCGACGACGGCAGTATCATCGAAGGTCTCTACGCCGCGGGCAATGTCAGCGCGCCGGTGATGGGCCACACGTACCCGGGTCCGGGTGGCACCATCGGTCCGGCCATGACATTCGGCTACCTGGCGGCGCTGCACATCGCGGGAGAGAACTGA
- a CDS encoding MaoC family dehydratase: MPIDVDVALNAALDPIEFSWASSDVQLYHLALGAGSDPMDPRELRYLVDDTPQVLPTFGNVAATFHATKPPTVQFPGIDIELGKVLHASERVEVPAPLPPSGSARAVTRFTDIWDKGKAAVIWSETKVTAPDGTLLWTQKRSIFARGEGGFGGERGPSGGDAAPERAPDLEVDVPILPQQALLYRLCGDRNPLHSDPEFAAAAGFSQPILHGLCTYGMTCKAIVDALLDGDAGAVAAYGARFAGVAFPGETLKVGIWKEGGRFLASVVAPSRDNAVVLSGVELVPA, encoded by the coding sequence ATGCCGATCGACGTAGACGTCGCGCTGAACGCCGCGCTGGATCCCATCGAATTCTCTTGGGCCAGCAGTGATGTCCAGCTCTACCACCTGGCGCTGGGCGCGGGGTCCGACCCGATGGATCCGCGCGAGCTGCGCTACCTGGTCGACGACACCCCGCAGGTGCTGCCGACGTTCGGCAACGTGGCCGCCACCTTCCACGCCACCAAGCCGCCGACCGTGCAGTTCCCCGGCATCGACATCGAGCTGGGCAAGGTGCTGCACGCGTCCGAGCGGGTCGAGGTGCCCGCTCCGCTGCCGCCTTCGGGCTCCGCGCGCGCCGTCACCCGGTTCACCGACATCTGGGACAAGGGCAAGGCCGCGGTGATCTGGAGCGAGACGAAGGTGACCGCGCCGGACGGCACCCTGTTGTGGACGCAGAAGCGCTCGATTTTCGCCCGCGGCGAGGGCGGCTTCGGCGGGGAACGCGGCCCGTCGGGGGGCGACGCCGCGCCGGAGCGGGCCCCCGACCTGGAGGTCGACGTGCCGATCCTGCCGCAGCAGGCGCTGCTGTACCGGCTGTGCGGCGACCGCAACCCGCTGCACTCGGATCCCGAATTCGCCGCTGCCGCAGGGTTTTCCCAGCCGATCCTGCACGGGTTGTGCACCTACGGCATGACCTGCAAGGCGATCGTCGACGCCCTGCTCGACGGCGACGCCGGCGCGGTGGCGGCCTACGGCGCGCGTTTCGCCGGGGTGGCGTTCCCCGGCGAAACGCTGAAGGTCGGCATCTGGAAAGAGGGTGGGCGATTTCTGGCCAGCGTTGTCGCGCCTTCGCGCGACAACGCCGTCGTGCTCTCCGGCGTCGAGCTGGTCCCGGCCTAG